From a single Polyangiaceae bacterium genomic region:
- a CDS encoding LON peptidase substrate-binding domain-containing protein — protein MSTRFAPGTVIEEVALFPLPEVVLFPGTLLPLHIFEPRYRKMTEDVLAGSKLIVPVLVPDPGAVDRRGNPVVVDVAGLGEIVQHRRHSDGRFDLILVGRARVRLTELPFVHPYRRARAEVLACSHGDGANVTGLVSSATRFATRVREVDDRLKFEVPTDLSPGLLCDACAHALVIDGDERQSVLEALDVRERIRRCSEYLAVQEALLGRSSDIKNLN, from the coding sequence GTGAGCACTCGCTTCGCGCCTGGAACGGTCATCGAGGAAGTGGCGCTGTTTCCGTTGCCGGAAGTGGTGCTGTTTCCGGGTACCCTGTTGCCGCTGCACATCTTCGAGCCGCGCTACCGCAAGATGACGGAAGACGTGCTCGCGGGAAGCAAGCTGATCGTACCGGTGCTGGTGCCGGATCCCGGCGCGGTGGATCGCCGCGGCAATCCCGTGGTGGTGGACGTAGCGGGGCTCGGCGAGATCGTGCAGCACCGCCGTCATTCGGATGGGCGCTTCGATTTGATCCTCGTGGGTCGCGCCCGGGTGCGTCTCACGGAGCTGCCCTTCGTGCACCCCTACCGCCGCGCGCGGGCGGAGGTGTTGGCCTGCAGCCATGGGGACGGCGCCAACGTCACCGGCTTGGTTTCGTCGGCCACGCGCTTCGCCACCCGGGTGCGCGAGGTCGACGATCGCCTGAAGTTCGAGGTACCCACGGATCTGTCCCCTGGGCTTCTGTGCGATGCCTGCGCCCACGCCCTGGTCATCGACGGGGACGAGCGTCAGAGCGTGCTCGAAGCACTCGACGTGCGCGAACGCATCCGTCGCTGCTCGGAGTACCTGGCGGTGCAGGAAGCGCTCTTGGGCCGTAGCAGCGACATCAAGAACCTGAACTGA
- a CDS encoding GTP cyclohydrolase I, whose protein sequence is MPVDRPRAEAAIAELLRALGHDPSSDPELVETPERVARAWADELLAGYAVDVPALLAGGALSSESPGIVVVRGIALATVCPHHLLPSVGTATVAYLPGKRLLGLGTIAALVEAFARRLALQEDIGHNVVTALMEHAGARGAYCRIELSHACLNARSRTCGQASVVTTAQAGELDLAALSLALEEPR, encoded by the coding sequence ATGCCCGTCGATCGACCCCGCGCCGAAGCTGCGATAGCCGAGCTCCTGCGAGCGCTGGGCCACGATCCGAGCTCCGATCCGGAGCTCGTGGAGACGCCGGAGCGAGTGGCCCGGGCCTGGGCGGACGAGCTGCTCGCCGGCTACGCGGTGGACGTGCCCGCGCTGCTCGCCGGGGGCGCGCTGTCGAGCGAGAGCCCGGGCATCGTGGTGGTGCGTGGCATTGCACTCGCCACCGTGTGCCCGCACCACCTGTTGCCCTCGGTGGGCACGGCGACGGTCGCCTACCTTCCGGGGAAGCGGCTCCTGGGGCTGGGCACCATCGCAGCGTTGGTGGAAGCCTTCGCGCGCCGTTTGGCACTCCAAGAAGACATCGGACACAACGTGGTGACGGCGTTGATGGAGCACGCCGGCGCGCGGGGAGCGTACTGTCGCATCGAGCTGTCCCACGCCTGCCTCAACGCGCGTAGCAGAACCTGCGGCCAGGCGTCGGTGGTGACCACCGCTCAGGCGGGGGAGCTGGATCTCGCGGCGCTGTCCCTCGCCCTCGAGGAACCGCGTTGA
- the serS gene encoding serine--tRNA ligase — translation MLDGRYVADHLDDVRAGLARRSPETAALLDDASAAFARRRELIGKTEALQAKRNSESQAMGQLAKSGDKAAFEARRSELKQLSDQIKELEAELAEAERAVEDKLLGIPNLPHATAPDGKGEEDNPTRRTWGTAPSFDFDPKAHWDLGPELGILDFDRAAKLSGARFAVLWGQGARMMRALTAFMLDLHTQEHGYTEVYPPFLVRAEALRGTGQLPKFEADLFKTQRSDPDDPGALYLIPTAEVPVTNLHADEILDGAKLPIAYTAFTPCFRSEAGSHGRDVRGLIRQHQFDKVELVRFVEPSQSLEQLELLTSHAEEVLKRLNLHYRVVELCTADLGFSAQKTYDLEVWLPSQQAFREISSCSSFGDYQARRAKIRFRGEPKQKPRLCHTLNGSGLAVGRTWIAIVEQYQEKDGSVVIPEPLRGFVNAERITPRGDAV, via the coding sequence ATGCTCGACGGGCGATACGTAGCCGACCACCTGGACGACGTGCGCGCGGGCCTCGCGCGGCGCTCACCGGAAACCGCAGCCCTCCTCGACGACGCCAGTGCAGCCTTTGCACGTCGGCGAGAGCTGATCGGCAAGACGGAAGCGCTGCAAGCCAAGCGCAACTCCGAGAGCCAGGCCATGGGCCAACTGGCGAAGAGCGGCGACAAGGCCGCCTTCGAAGCGCGGCGGTCGGAGCTGAAGCAACTCTCGGATCAGATCAAGGAGCTCGAAGCCGAGCTCGCGGAAGCGGAGCGAGCCGTCGAGGACAAGCTGCTCGGCATTCCGAACTTGCCCCACGCCACAGCCCCCGACGGCAAGGGCGAAGAAGACAACCCGACGCGCCGCACCTGGGGCACCGCACCGAGCTTCGACTTCGATCCCAAGGCGCACTGGGACCTGGGCCCCGAGCTCGGCATTCTCGACTTCGATCGCGCGGCGAAGCTCAGCGGCGCGCGCTTCGCGGTGCTGTGGGGCCAGGGCGCCCGCATGATGCGCGCGCTGACGGCCTTCATGCTCGATCTGCACACCCAAGAGCACGGCTACACCGAGGTGTACCCGCCGTTCTTGGTGCGGGCCGAAGCCCTGCGCGGCACGGGCCAGCTGCCCAAGTTCGAGGCGGACTTGTTCAAGACCCAGCGCAGCGATCCGGACGACCCGGGCGCGCTGTACTTGATCCCCACGGCGGAGGTGCCCGTCACCAACCTGCACGCCGACGAGATCCTGGACGGCGCAAAGCTTCCCATCGCCTACACTGCCTTCACGCCCTGCTTTCGCAGTGAGGCCGGCTCCCACGGCCGGGACGTCCGCGGCCTGATCCGGCAGCATCAGTTCGACAAGGTGGAGCTGGTGCGCTTCGTGGAACCGAGCCAGTCACTGGAGCAACTGGAGCTCTTGACGAGCCACGCCGAAGAAGTGCTCAAGCGCTTGAACCTGCACTACCGGGTGGTGGAGCTGTGCACCGCCGATCTCGGTTTCAGCGCTCAGAAGACCTACGACCTCGAGGTGTGGCTCCCGAGCCAGCAGGCGTTCCGTGAGATCTCGAGCTGCTCGAGCTTCGGGGACTATCAAGCGCGTCGGGCCAAGATCCGTTTCCGCGGCGAGCCAAAACAAAAGCCAAGGCTTTGCCACACCCTCAATGGCTCGGGCTTGGCGGTGGGTCGCACGTGGATCGCGATCGTGGAGCAGTATCAGGAGAAGGACGGCAGCGTCGTGATCCCGGAGCCGCTGCGCGGTTTCGTGAACGCCGAGCGCATCACGCCGCGGGGCGACGCGGTTTAG
- the add gene encoding adenosine deaminase: MAQANENGDGANGRVVPFEVFQALPKTDLHVHLDGSLRLETILDLARQHDIRLPADSVEGLNKAIGCGNHFGSLVDYLRGFEITLKVMQTEEALERIAFELAEDAHKENVRYMEVRYSPMLHTQQGLKLTKVVEAVLDGLRRARETYGIKANVIICGIRNISPESSYEMAELAVAYKGRGVVGFDLAGAEADNPAKHHKMAFQLVRDNNINCTIHAGEAYGPESIAQAIHVCGAHRIGHGVRLRENGDLLHYVNDHRIPLECCPSSNVQTGAVRDLKSHPLKLYFDLGLRVTVNTDNRLITDTTVSKELYLVHTEMGISFHDIKAIILSGFKSTFRPFHEKQAAMRRVTAELARYDDEGNLRPSQGPQSGAESRRSQPEPAAAAEG, from the coding sequence ATGGCACAAGCGAATGAAAACGGGGACGGAGCCAACGGCCGAGTCGTCCCCTTCGAGGTCTTCCAGGCACTGCCCAAGACGGACCTCCACGTTCACCTGGATGGATCGCTGCGGCTCGAGACGATCCTCGACCTGGCCCGGCAACATGACATCCGGCTCCCCGCCGACAGCGTGGAAGGCCTGAACAAGGCCATCGGCTGCGGCAACCACTTCGGCTCCCTCGTCGATTACCTGCGGGGCTTCGAGATCACCCTCAAGGTGATGCAGACGGAAGAGGCCCTCGAGCGCATCGCCTTCGAGCTGGCCGAAGACGCCCACAAGGAGAACGTCCGCTACATGGAGGTGCGCTACTCCCCGATGCTCCACACGCAGCAGGGACTGAAGCTCACCAAGGTGGTGGAAGCGGTGCTCGACGGCCTACGCCGAGCCCGAGAAACCTACGGCATCAAAGCCAACGTCATCATCTGCGGGATCCGCAACATCTCCCCGGAAAGCTCTTACGAAATGGCGGAGCTGGCGGTGGCCTACAAGGGCCGCGGCGTGGTCGGTTTCGATCTCGCCGGCGCCGAAGCCGACAATCCCGCCAAGCACCACAAGATGGCGTTCCAGCTGGTGCGGGACAACAACATCAATTGCACCATCCACGCCGGTGAGGCCTACGGCCCGGAGTCCATCGCGCAGGCCATTCACGTGTGCGGTGCCCATCGCATCGGCCACGGCGTGCGCCTCCGCGAAAATGGCGACCTGCTCCACTACGTGAACGACCATCGCATCCCGCTCGAGTGCTGCCCGTCCAGCAACGTGCAGACCGGCGCCGTGCGGGATCTGAAGAGCCACCCGCTCAAGCTCTACTTCGACCTCGGCCTACGGGTGACGGTGAACACGGACAACCGTCTGATCACCGACACCACCGTGAGCAAGGAGCTCTACTTGGTGCACACCGAGATGGGCATCTCCTTCCACGACATCAAGGCCATCATCTTGAGTGGGTTCAAGTCGACGTTCCGTCCCTTCCACGAGAAGCAAGCCGCCATGCGCCGCGTGACCGCGGAGCTCGCCCGCTACGACGACGAGGGCAACCTGCGCCCTTCCCAAGGACCGCAGAGTGGCGCGGAGTCGCGCCGTTCCCAGCCCGAGCCTGCCGCAGCCGCAGAAGGCTGA
- the rnr gene encoding ribonuclease R has translation MAPPLPSRGDIVSTLAESPRPLHAREVATRLGVAEGSYPRLLELLDQLSFDGTIRRQAGNRFKAQRHGAGESWEGVLSVNPRGFGFVTAAGQEDVYVAPDGIGPAMHGDRVRVSVISRSNRGVEGRIAEVVQRRNPRVAGVLKKRGKSVWLEPDDTRVRGPIVVVNGPKMGRDGDAAVVSITRFPDYADENPEAELVAVLGVPGEPNAEVAKILVREQIEEEHPEAAVREAEAMAAKLLRSTLEGRVDLRNVPLPTIDPEDARDHDDAVWVERTNEGYRLWVAIADVSEYVQPGTALDDEALSRGCTIYLPDRAIPMLPAALAADLCSLLPEAERLCLCVIADLDKNADVTHFEIVEGVMRSAAMLTYPGVARALGFSDNPPRSAQADAMKKGLRAVEELTRKLRRKRMRRGALDLDLPEARVKLDEHTGAPIGVERRAEDPGIKRAYQMVEELMLLANELTAQWLSKRRAPAVYRVHGKPDEAKLERLGEVAETLGVQVDLEALLEPRGVSKFLGRIAEHPKKQVLEMLLLRSLKQAVYDIVNIGHFGLASDAYLHFTSPIRRYPDIEVHRAVKHILRGGKPDTSAAAIEKLRAAATAASVRERSAMEVEREVVDLYRALYMRDRIGDVVDGSVTAIVGSGLFVTLDEPFVDVLVRYEALGPDRYEASEDELSVVGLRSGDTVALGDRVVVEIEDVAILRRTVYARRVPPDKVLDALARDSKKGRRGRKEQPRGRKPKPQPRKPSGRAPKKRKKR, from the coding sequence ATGGCTCCGCCGCTTCCGTCCCGTGGGGACATCGTTTCCACCCTGGCCGAATCCCCCCGCCCGCTCCACGCCCGCGAGGTCGCCACCCGACTGGGGGTTGCCGAGGGCTCCTACCCGCGGCTGCTCGAGCTCCTCGATCAACTGAGCTTCGACGGCACCATCCGCCGGCAAGCGGGTAATCGCTTCAAGGCGCAGCGACACGGTGCGGGGGAGAGCTGGGAAGGCGTGCTCAGCGTCAATCCGCGCGGATTCGGCTTCGTCACCGCGGCGGGACAAGAAGACGTGTACGTGGCGCCGGATGGCATCGGTCCCGCGATGCATGGGGATCGCGTGCGAGTCAGCGTGATCAGCCGCAGCAATCGCGGCGTGGAAGGGCGCATCGCGGAGGTGGTGCAGCGGCGCAACCCTCGAGTGGCCGGCGTGCTGAAGAAGCGCGGCAAGAGCGTGTGGCTGGAGCCTGACGACACCCGCGTGCGCGGTCCCATCGTGGTCGTGAACGGCCCCAAGATGGGGCGCGACGGCGACGCGGCGGTGGTGAGCATCACCCGCTTCCCGGACTACGCCGACGAAAACCCCGAGGCGGAGCTGGTGGCGGTGCTGGGGGTGCCCGGTGAGCCCAACGCGGAGGTCGCCAAGATCCTCGTTCGCGAGCAGATCGAGGAAGAACACCCCGAAGCCGCGGTGCGGGAAGCCGAGGCCATGGCCGCCAAGCTCCTGCGATCCACGCTGGAAGGCCGCGTGGATCTGCGCAACGTGCCGCTGCCCACCATCGACCCGGAAGACGCGCGGGACCACGACGACGCGGTGTGGGTGGAGCGCACCAACGAGGGCTACCGCCTGTGGGTGGCCATCGCCGACGTGAGCGAATACGTCCAGCCCGGCACCGCGCTGGACGACGAAGCGCTGTCCCGCGGCTGCACCATCTACCTGCCGGACCGTGCCATTCCGATGCTGCCGGCGGCGCTGGCGGCGGACCTGTGCTCACTGCTGCCGGAAGCGGAGCGACTGTGCTTGTGCGTGATCGCGGACCTCGACAAGAACGCGGACGTGACGCACTTCGAGATCGTGGAGGGCGTGATGCGCTCCGCGGCCATGCTCACCTATCCCGGGGTCGCGCGGGCTTTGGGCTTCAGCGACAACCCGCCGCGGAGCGCGCAGGCGGATGCCATGAAGAAGGGCCTGCGTGCGGTGGAGGAGCTGACGCGAAAGCTCCGCCGCAAGCGCATGCGCCGCGGCGCGTTGGATCTGGACTTGCCGGAAGCCCGCGTGAAGCTCGACGAGCACACCGGGGCGCCCATCGGCGTGGAGCGCCGGGCGGAGGATCCCGGCATCAAGCGCGCCTATCAGATGGTGGAAGAGCTGATGCTCTTGGCCAACGAGCTCACGGCGCAGTGGCTCAGCAAGCGCCGGGCGCCGGCGGTGTATCGGGTGCACGGAAAGCCGGACGAAGCCAAGCTCGAGCGACTCGGCGAGGTGGCCGAAACCCTCGGCGTGCAGGTGGATCTGGAGGCGCTGTTGGAGCCCCGCGGCGTGAGCAAGTTCTTGGGCCGCATCGCCGAGCACCCCAAGAAGCAGGTGCTGGAGATGCTCCTGCTCCGCTCCCTGAAGCAGGCGGTGTACGACATCGTGAACATCGGCCATTTCGGTTTGGCTTCGGACGCGTACCTGCACTTCACCTCGCCCATTCGGCGCTATCCGGACATCGAGGTGCACCGCGCGGTGAAGCACATCTTGCGAGGCGGCAAGCCGGACACCAGCGCGGCCGCCATCGAGAAGCTGCGCGCGGCGGCCACAGCGGCCAGCGTTCGCGAACGCTCGGCCATGGAGGTGGAGCGCGAGGTCGTGGATCTGTACCGCGCCCTGTACATGCGGGATCGCATTGGCGACGTCGTCGACGGCTCGGTCACGGCCATCGTGGGCAGCGGCTTGTTCGTGACCTTGGACGAGCCCTTCGTGGACGTCTTGGTGCGCTACGAGGCACTGGGTCCGGATCGCTACGAGGCCAGCGAGGACGAGCTCAGCGTGGTGGGCCTGCGCTCGGGGGACACCGTGGCCCTCGGTGACCGCGTGGTGGTCGAGATCGAGGACGTCGCCATCCTGCGCCGGACGGTGTACGCGCGGCGCGTGCCGCCCGACAAGGTGCTCGACGCGCTGGCGCGGGACTCGAAGAAGGGCCGTCGGGGCCGCAAAGAGCAGCCCCGGGGCCGAAAGCCGAAACCTCAACCCCGAAAGCCCAGCGGAAGGGCTCCCAAGAAGCGCAAGAAGCGCTGA
- a CDS encoding thioredoxin domain-containing protein: MRSGNWLVILRICTLVALAASAALFVDYTAFNPAFCAPGSGCSVVRASGFGYLFGGRIPVPLIGLLGFGGVYAVSLAGPSIRKPLLAPFAYLGALGAVVFIALQAVIIHAFCLYCMVTDTAALVIAGAAFAYSRARRQEGEKSKIADPLRPTGWALLSAIAIGAPLLWPKLKPQPAVPKTIQALYVPGKINVVEFADFQCPFCRMLHPLLNKIIKDYPGQVNFVRLNMPLSRHPQAKDAARTYVCAKAQGKGDRMAEALFEVEDLRPGPNRRLAIDMGMDPKVYDACMQDPKTDHAIDRESTILRSAGFQGLPTTYVGSTTIVGAQSEEIFREAFERAARGEGNEGIPAWMFMGLTAVAVGGAVALGRRKRRR, encoded by the coding sequence GTGCGCTCCGGAAACTGGCTGGTCATCCTGCGAATTTGCACCCTCGTGGCGCTGGCCGCGAGCGCGGCGCTGTTCGTCGACTACACCGCCTTCAACCCGGCGTTCTGCGCGCCGGGCTCGGGTTGCTCGGTCGTACGGGCCAGCGGCTTTGGCTACTTGTTCGGTGGCCGCATCCCGGTACCGCTCATCGGCCTCTTGGGCTTCGGTGGCGTGTACGCCGTGTCCCTCGCCGGGCCGTCGATCCGCAAACCGCTCCTGGCGCCCTTCGCCTATCTCGGCGCCCTCGGAGCGGTGGTGTTCATCGCCCTGCAGGCGGTCATCATCCACGCCTTCTGTCTCTATTGCATGGTGACGGACACGGCGGCGTTGGTGATCGCGGGGGCCGCGTTTGCATACAGTCGCGCTCGCCGGCAAGAGGGCGAAAAGTCGAAGATCGCCGATCCGCTGCGCCCCACGGGTTGGGCATTGCTCAGCGCCATCGCCATCGGCGCGCCGCTCTTGTGGCCCAAGCTGAAGCCGCAGCCCGCGGTGCCAAAGACCATCCAAGCGCTGTACGTCCCCGGCAAGATCAACGTGGTGGAGTTTGCCGACTTCCAGTGCCCGTTCTGCCGCATGCTGCATCCGCTGCTGAACAAGATCATCAAGGACTACCCGGGCCAGGTGAACTTCGTGCGGCTCAACATGCCGCTGTCTCGCCATCCCCAAGCCAAGGACGCCGCGCGCACCTACGTGTGCGCCAAGGCCCAAGGCAAGGGAGACCGCATGGCCGAAGCCCTGTTCGAGGTCGAAGATCTGCGGCCGGGACCCAACCGCCGTCTGGCCATCGACATGGGCATGGATCCCAAGGTGTACGACGCCTGCATGCAGGATCCGAAGACGGACCACGCCATCGATCGCGAATCGACCATCCTGCGCAGCGCCGGATTCCAGGGGCTGCCCACGACCTACGTGGGCTCCACCACCATCGTCGGCGCGCAGTCCGAGGAGATCTTTCGCGAAGCCTTCGAGCGCGCCGCACGGGGAGAGGGAAACGAGGGCATCCCGGCGTGGATGTTCATGGGCCTCACCGCCGTGGCCGTGGGCGGCGCCGTGGCTCTGGGCCGCCGCAAACGCCGGCGCTGA
- a CDS encoding DUF2203 domain-containing protein codes for MSSRRVFTIAEVDALIPELTAIVERQLRRQSEIEECLAELARSCGGLPHALEDEAEDTSAVLRMKADLRQRIAHYEQGWEDVAALGAVLKDPQIGLVDFYGEIEGRRVWLCWRHGEERLRYYHELSAGFSGRVPLRPETRHRLLN; via the coding sequence ATGAGCTCGCGTCGAGTCTTCACCATTGCGGAGGTCGACGCGCTCATCCCCGAGCTCACGGCCATCGTGGAGCGACAGCTCCGTCGGCAGAGCGAAATCGAAGAGTGCCTCGCGGAGCTCGCGCGCTCCTGCGGCGGACTTCCGCACGCGTTGGAGGACGAAGCGGAAGACACCTCGGCGGTGCTGCGCATGAAGGCGGACCTGCGGCAGCGCATCGCCCACTACGAGCAGGGCTGGGAGGACGTCGCGGCGCTGGGGGCGGTGCTCAAGGATCCGCAGATCGGCCTGGTGGACTTCTACGGCGAGATCGAAGGGCGCCGGGTGTGGCTGTGTTGGCGCCACGGGGAAGAGCGGCTGCGCTACTATCACGAGCTGTCGGCGGGGTTTTCCGGGCGAGTTCCGCTGCGTCCGGAGACACGCCACAGGCTGCTCAACTGA
- a CDS encoding SDR family oxidoreductase produces MTLALVTGASRGIGRATALGFARRQVDLVLLGRVSDALEQTAHEARALGRQVEIVPCDLEDAAQVQGAADAVAARPAPDVIVHNAAVIFRKSVEDTTLEEWDRQLAVNLRAPFLLTRALLPAMKRRGSGRIVFVGSISATLGTARSAPYNASKWAVSGFMKSLAQELTDTGVMTVAVLPGSVATTMLNGSGFEPRMTPEDVARTLVHYGLDAPLAHNGGVVEMFGT; encoded by the coding sequence TTGACGCTGGCGCTGGTCACCGGCGCCAGCCGTGGCATCGGCCGGGCAACGGCCCTCGGCTTCGCCCGGCGGCAGGTGGATCTGGTGCTCCTGGGACGCGTTTCCGACGCTCTCGAGCAGACGGCACACGAGGCGCGCGCCCTCGGACGCCAGGTGGAAATCGTACCCTGCGATCTGGAGGACGCGGCCCAGGTCCAAGGCGCCGCCGATGCCGTGGCAGCCCGCCCCGCCCCCGACGTGATCGTCCACAACGCCGCGGTGATCTTCAGGAAAAGCGTAGAAGACACCACGCTGGAGGAGTGGGACCGACAGCTGGCGGTGAACCTGCGTGCACCCTTCCTCCTCACTCGCGCGCTGCTTCCCGCAATGAAACGCCGGGGCAGCGGTCGCATCGTTTTCGTAGGAAGCATCAGTGCCACCCTGGGCACCGCGCGATCTGCGCCTTACAACGCGTCCAAGTGGGCCGTGTCGGGTTTCATGAAGAGCCTGGCACAGGAGCTCACGGACACCGGTGTGATGACAGTGGCAGTTCTTCCCGGCTCGGTAGCGACGACCATGCTGAACGGCAGTGGCTTCGAGCCGCGCATGACGCCGGAAGACGTGGCCCGCACGCTGGTGCACTACGGACTGGACGCGCCGCTCGCCCACAATGGCGGCGTGGTGGAGATGTTCGGAACGTGA
- a CDS encoding MerR family transcriptional regulator produces MARLSDSTLRTVRFYEEAGILHPVQRTEGGHRLFPPAELDKLRLVTDLRAAGFALEEIREMLEAKHRAENGAVAAADVLTRLDHQITSMTERLELLKRLVEELEHTRDVIARCTGCSNKVNFPNRCDECQTMSDVEEAPNAVSVLWGVHR; encoded by the coding sequence ATGGCGCGCCTCTCGGACAGCACGTTGCGAACCGTGCGGTTCTACGAGGAGGCAGGCATTTTGCACCCGGTGCAACGCACCGAAGGAGGTCACCGGCTGTTTCCGCCGGCTGAGCTGGACAAGCTCCGCCTGGTCACGGACCTCCGCGCTGCCGGCTTCGCGCTGGAAGAGATCCGGGAAATGCTCGAAGCCAAGCATCGGGCGGAGAACGGCGCCGTCGCCGCGGCCGACGTGCTCACTCGCCTCGACCACCAGATCACGAGCATGACGGAGCGCTTGGAGCTCCTGAAGCGATTGGTGGAAGAGCTCGAGCACACCCGCGACGTCATCGCGCGCTGCACGGGCTGCAGCAACAAGGTGAACTTCCCGAATCGCTGCGACGAGTGCCAGACCATGTCGGACGTGGAAGAGGCGCCCAACGCCGTCAGCGTCCTGTGGGGAGTGCATCGCTGA
- a CDS encoding rhomboid family intramembrane serine protease codes for MIPIRDENPTRTTPFVNYALLAANVVAFLLEWGLMQGGAAWLIPGYGLVPTRFAADPGGEAFTIFTSMFMHGGWEHLAGNMLFLYIFGDNVEDALGHARYFGFYLLTGTAAAVAQVYIDPTSMVPMVGASGAIAGVLGAYLVLYPRAPVVVVNPIFPLWFILGAFLVFPAWLVVGEWFLWNLVRGVGSLGLGVGGGVAFFAHLGGFLAGLVMIRPLMIGRERHSVRRWQGWRPPPGRSYSRGDGPRQDPWIPPPP; via the coding sequence GTGATCCCCATCCGCGACGAGAACCCCACGCGAACGACACCGTTCGTGAACTACGCGCTGCTCGCCGCCAACGTCGTGGCGTTCTTGCTCGAATGGGGGTTGATGCAGGGGGGCGCCGCCTGGTTGATCCCGGGCTATGGCCTGGTTCCCACCCGCTTCGCCGCGGACCCCGGGGGCGAAGCCTTCACCATCTTCACCAGCATGTTCATGCACGGCGGTTGGGAGCACCTCGCCGGCAACATGTTGTTCCTCTACATCTTCGGCGACAACGTCGAAGACGCCCTGGGCCACGCGCGCTACTTCGGCTTCTATCTGTTGACGGGCACCGCCGCCGCCGTCGCGCAGGTGTACATCGATCCCACCAGCATGGTCCCGATGGTCGGCGCGTCCGGTGCCATCGCCGGAGTCCTCGGCGCGTATCTCGTGCTCTATCCCCGAGCGCCCGTCGTGGTCGTGAACCCCATCTTCCCGCTGTGGTTCATCCTGGGCGCGTTCCTGGTGTTCCCGGCGTGGTTGGTGGTCGGCGAGTGGTTCTTGTGGAACCTGGTGCGCGGCGTGGGTTCTTTGGGTCTCGGGGTCGGCGGCGGCGTGGCGTTCTTCGCGCACCTCGGCGGCTTCCTCGCCGGCCTGGTGATGATCCGACCGCTCATGATCGGACGCGAGCGCCACAGCGTGCGACGCTGGCAGGGCTGGCGACCGCCGCCGGGCAGGTCCTACTCCCGGGGCGATGGCCCCCGCCAAGATCCCTGGATCCCACCGCCTCCGTAG
- a CDS encoding ABC transporter permease, translating to MSSDAADEPPHSESRISLVPPPPPPATQVYGERLLGLFEHLGVMTTMTLRTLRAYFKRPFEGKAIVTQIESLGVASLGIVTVTSVFIGMVMAVQFAFGLRKFGGMEYTGRVVGLSFARELAPTLTAVIVGGRIGAGMAAEVGSMAVTEQIDALRALGADPYKKLVLPRLTAAVIVMPVLAALALVLGFTGAMVITDLQFNIPGEFFLRSALGTVTMRDLVSGMFKTPFFGAIIALVGCHFGMTTRGGTAGVGNSTTRTVVVISITILIADFFLTKVSIALMPQL from the coding sequence ATGTCCTCCGACGCCGCCGACGAGCCGCCTCACTCCGAGAGTCGGATCAGCCTGGTCCCGCCGCCGCCACCACCGGCGACGCAGGTGTACGGCGAGCGTCTGCTCGGTCTGTTCGAGCACCTGGGGGTGATGACGACGATGACGCTGCGCACGCTGCGCGCGTATTTCAAGCGGCCTTTCGAGGGCAAGGCCATCGTCACGCAGATCGAGTCCCTGGGTGTGGCGTCCCTCGGCATCGTCACCGTCACCAGCGTCTTCATCGGCATGGTGATGGCGGTGCAGTTCGCCTTCGGCCTGCGCAAGTTCGGCGGCATGGAGTACACCGGACGCGTCGTCGGGCTCTCCTTCGCGCGGGAGCTCGCTCCCACGCTCACGGCGGTGATCGTCGGCGGTCGCATCGGCGCCGGCATGGCCGCAGAGGTCGGCTCCATGGCGGTCACGGAGCAGATCGACGCGCTCCGCGCCCTGGGCGCCGACCCGTACAAGAAGCTGGTGCTCCCGCGACTCACGGCCGCGGTGATCGTGATGCCCGTGCTCGCCGCCCTGGCCCTGGTGCTGGGCTTCACCGGCGCGATGGTGATCACGGATCTTCAGTTCAACATCCCCGGGGAGTTCTTCTTGAGGAGCGCCCTGGGCACCGTCACCATGCGCGATTTGGTGAGCGGGATGTTCAAGACGCCGTTCTTCGGAGCCATCATCGCCTTGGTGGGCTGTCACTTCGGGATGACCACCCGAGGTGGCACGGCGGGCGTGGGGAACAGCACGACGCGCACCGTCGTCGTGATTTCGATCACGATCTTGATCGCGGACTTCTTCTTGACGAAGGTGTCCATCGCCCTGATGCCACAACTGTGA